A portion of the Natronococcus sp. AD-5 genome contains these proteins:
- a CDS encoding class I SAM-dependent methyltransferase: MRDPLGLIRRGLERPTKIPRYLWGLLVPSSRWGPEWRRRDGIVLFEPGGYAASPRTRPEFASNLYHEVVGLWAVLDEHLECDERPETSLEVGCGYGRLSPWIARRSETHYGVDPDERALGIAATQYPDLAFARGRASSLPVPDGAIGLTVSWTVLQHVDDSRIEDAAAELRRVLAPGGLLVCCERVRPPGDDHIWPRSVETYERLFEPLSLRAAYERPVEPTWNEAMPTDRPAERVLVFRAP; the protein is encoded by the coding sequence ATGAGAGACCCGCTGGGACTGATCAGACGCGGACTCGAGCGGCCGACGAAGATCCCGCGCTACCTCTGGGGATTGCTCGTCCCCTCGTCGCGCTGGGGTCCCGAGTGGCGACGGCGGGACGGCATCGTGCTGTTCGAGCCCGGCGGCTACGCCGCGAGTCCCCGGACCAGACCCGAGTTCGCGTCGAACCTCTACCACGAGGTAGTCGGACTGTGGGCGGTTCTGGACGAACACCTCGAGTGCGACGAGCGACCCGAAACCTCGCTCGAGGTCGGCTGCGGCTACGGTCGCCTCTCGCCGTGGATCGCGCGGCGCTCGGAGACCCACTACGGCGTCGATCCGGACGAGCGCGCGCTCGGAATCGCGGCGACGCAGTATCCGGACCTCGCGTTCGCTCGCGGGCGGGCGTCGTCGCTGCCGGTTCCCGACGGCGCGATCGGGCTGACGGTCAGCTGGACCGTCCTCCAGCACGTCGACGACTCGCGGATCGAAGACGCCGCCGCAGAACTCCGCCGCGTGCTCGCTCCCGGCGGACTGCTCGTCTGCTGCGAACGCGTCCGCCCGCCCGGCGACGATCACATCTGGCCGCGCTCGGTCGAGACCTACGAGCGACTGTTCGAGCCGCTCTCGCTCCGCGCGGCGTACGAGCGGCCCGTCGAACCGACGTGGAACGAAGCGATGCCGACCGACCGGCCGGCGGAGCGCGTGCTGGTCTTCCGGGCGCCGTGA
- the carB gene encoding carbamoyl-phosphate synthase large subunit has translation MSTDHQGDGDATGDGRTILLIGSGPIQIGQAAEFDYSGAQACRALQEEGARVVLVNSNPATIMTDPEMADRVYIEPITTEAIAEIIRKENPDGVIAGLGGQTGLNVTAELAEQGVLDEYDVDIMGTPLDTIYATEDRDLFRQRMEKIGQPVPGSTTISLEEGESTADLTEEDLRDRVEAAVEEVGGLPVIARTTYTLGGSGSGVVEEMDELLERVRKGLRLSRNSEVLITESIAGWVEYEYEVMRDADDSCIIICNMENIDPMGIHTGESTVVTPSQIVPDEGHQEMRTAALDVIRELGIQGGCNIQFAWRDDGTPGGEYRVVEVNPRVSRSSALASKATGYPIARVTAKVALGKRLHEITNEITGETTAAFEPAIDYVVTKVPRWPKDKFDDVDFELTTAMKSTGEAMAIGRTFEESLLKALRSSEYEPDVEWDDVGDAELEEHYLARPSPDRPYAMFEAFDRGYGVDEVVDLTGIFEWYTERYKRIAESTRAAQEGDFADAAIVGRTNAAIASTAGADVDAVEQEVPGRTYKQVDTCAGEFEAETPYYYSARQNEFETGPLKGMAAAGELEVDPDVESVIVVGGGPIRIGQGVEFDYCSVHAVQALREMGIDAHVVNNNPETVSTDYDTSDGLFFEPITAEEVADVAEATDADGVMVQFGGQTSVNIGDPLRDEIERRGLDCEVMGTSVEAMDLAEDRDRFNALMDDLGIAQPEGGAAHSKEEAMELAHEIGYPVLVRPSYVLGGRAMDVVYDDEELEQYIEEAVRVSPDKPILVDDFLEDAVELDVDAVADGEDVLIGGVMEHVEAAGVHSGDSACMIPPRSLDDETLARVREVAEDIAEALETVGLLNVQLAVRDDEVYVLEANPRSSRTVPFISKATGVPIAKLAAKVMAGNSLSDLDVEEQIPEQTSIKEVVLPFDRLPGSDPRLGPEMKSTGEVMGSADTFGRAYDKAQDATGKPIPEEGTAIIDLSADAFPDPDTDAGEGLVAGFTEHFDLCEEVDLVQAVKEGKVDLIISRDRDLLEIAVEEEVTYFSTPASAKAALEALEAKDEPIDVQAVSDRPKRAREWGR, from the coding sequence ATGAGTACGGACCACCAGGGCGACGGTGACGCCACAGGGGACGGACGCACGATCCTGCTGATCGGCAGCGGACCGATCCAGATCGGACAGGCCGCCGAGTTCGACTATTCCGGCGCGCAGGCCTGCCGAGCGCTCCAAGAGGAGGGCGCTCGAGTCGTCCTCGTCAACTCGAACCCTGCGACGATCATGACCGACCCGGAGATGGCCGATCGGGTCTACATCGAACCGATCACGACCGAGGCCATCGCGGAGATCATCCGCAAGGAGAACCCGGACGGCGTCATCGCCGGGCTGGGCGGCCAGACGGGACTGAACGTCACGGCCGAACTCGCCGAGCAGGGCGTTCTCGACGAGTACGACGTCGACATCATGGGGACGCCCCTCGACACGATCTACGCGACCGAGGACCGCGACCTCTTCCGCCAGCGCATGGAGAAGATCGGCCAGCCGGTGCCCGGGTCGACGACCATCTCGCTCGAGGAGGGCGAGTCCACCGCCGACCTGACCGAGGAGGACCTCCGCGACCGCGTCGAGGCGGCCGTCGAGGAGGTCGGCGGGCTCCCGGTGATCGCCCGGACCACCTACACGCTCGGCGGCTCCGGCTCCGGCGTCGTCGAGGAGATGGACGAACTCCTCGAGCGCGTCCGGAAGGGACTGCGCCTCTCGCGCAACAGCGAGGTGCTGATCACCGAGTCCATCGCCGGCTGGGTCGAGTACGAGTACGAGGTGATGCGCGACGCCGACGACTCGTGTATCATCATCTGCAACATGGAGAACATCGACCCGATGGGCATCCACACCGGGGAATCGACGGTCGTCACGCCCTCCCAGATCGTGCCCGACGAGGGCCACCAGGAGATGCGCACCGCGGCCCTCGACGTCATCCGCGAACTGGGCATCCAGGGAGGGTGTAACATCCAGTTCGCCTGGCGCGACGACGGCACCCCCGGCGGCGAGTACCGCGTCGTCGAGGTCAACCCGCGCGTCTCCCGCTCGTCCGCGCTGGCCTCGAAGGCGACGGGGTACCCGATCGCCCGCGTGACCGCGAAGGTCGCGCTCGGCAAGCGCCTCCACGAGATCACGAACGAGATCACGGGGGAGACGACCGCGGCCTTCGAGCCCGCGATCGACTACGTCGTCACCAAGGTCCCGCGCTGGCCCAAGGACAAGTTCGACGACGTCGACTTCGAACTGACGACGGCGATGAAGTCGACCGGCGAGGCGATGGCCATCGGCCGCACCTTCGAGGAGAGCCTCCTCAAGGCGCTTCGCTCGAGCGAGTACGAACCCGACGTCGAGTGGGACGACGTCGGCGACGCGGAACTCGAGGAGCACTACCTCGCCCGCCCCTCCCCCGACCGCCCGTACGCGATGTTCGAGGCCTTCGACCGCGGCTACGGCGTCGACGAGGTCGTCGACCTGACGGGCATCTTCGAGTGGTACACGGAGCGCTACAAGCGCATCGCCGAGTCGACTCGCGCCGCACAGGAGGGCGACTTCGCCGACGCCGCGATCGTCGGTCGCACCAACGCCGCGATCGCCTCCACGGCCGGCGCGGACGTCGACGCCGTCGAGCAGGAGGTACCCGGTCGCACGTACAAGCAGGTCGACACCTGCGCCGGCGAGTTCGAAGCCGAGACCCCGTACTACTACTCCGCGCGCCAGAACGAGTTCGAGACCGGCCCGCTCAAGGGCATGGCCGCCGCGGGCGAACTCGAGGTCGATCCGGACGTCGAGAGCGTCATCGTGGTCGGCGGCGGCCCGATCCGGATCGGACAGGGCGTCGAGTTCGACTACTGTTCGGTTCACGCGGTCCAGGCGCTGCGCGAGATGGGCATCGACGCCCACGTCGTGAACAACAACCCCGAAACGGTCTCGACGGACTACGACACCTCCGACGGCCTCTTCTTCGAGCCCATAACTGCGGAAGAGGTCGCGGACGTCGCCGAGGCGACCGACGCCGACGGCGTGATGGTCCAGTTCGGCGGCCAGACGTCGGTGAACATCGGCGATCCGCTGCGGGACGAGATCGAGCGCCGCGGGCTCGACTGCGAGGTCATGGGCACGTCCGTCGAGGCGATGGACTTAGCGGAGGACCGCGACCGGTTCAACGCGCTCATGGACGACCTGGGCATCGCCCAGCCCGAGGGCGGCGCCGCCCACAGCAAGGAGGAGGCGATGGAGCTCGCCCACGAGATCGGATACCCCGTGCTCGTGCGCCCCTCCTACGTGCTCGGCGGCCGCGCGATGGACGTCGTCTACGACGACGAGGAACTCGAGCAGTACATCGAGGAGGCGGTACGCGTGAGCCCGGACAAGCCGATCCTCGTGGACGACTTCCTCGAGGACGCGGTCGAACTCGACGTCGACGCCGTCGCGGACGGCGAGGACGTGCTGATCGGCGGCGTCATGGAACACGTCGAGGCCGCGGGGGTCCACTCCGGCGACTCCGCCTGTATGATCCCGCCGCGCTCGCTCGACGACGAGACGCTGGCCCGCGTGCGCGAAGTCGCCGAGGACATCGCCGAGGCGCTCGAGACGGTCGGCCTGCTGAACGTGCAGCTCGCAGTGCGCGATGACGAAGTGTACGTCCTCGAGGCCAACCCGCGCTCCTCGCGCACGGTACCGTTCATCTCGAAGGCGACGGGCGTCCCGATCGCCAAGCTGGCGGCGAAGGTCATGGCCGGCAACTCGCTGTCCGACCTCGACGTCGAGGAGCAGATCCCCGAGCAGACCTCGATCAAGGAGGTCGTCCTGCCGTTCGACCGCCTGCCGGGCTCGGATCCGCGTCTCGGCCCCGAGATGAAGTCCACCGGCGAGGTCATGGGCAGCGCCGACACCTTCGGCCGCGCCTACGACAAGGCCCAGGACGCGACGGGCAAGCCGATCCCCGAGGAGGGGACCGCCATCATCGACCTCTCGGCCGACGCCTTCCCCGATCCCGACACCGACGCGGGCGAGGGGTTGGTCGCCGGCTTCACCGAGCACTTCGACCTCTGCGAGGAAGTCGACCTCGTCCAGGCTGTCAAGGAAGGGAAAGTCGACCTGATCATCTCGCGGGACCGCGACCTGCTCGAGATCGCCGTCGAGGAGGAGGTCACGTACTTCTCGACGCCCGCGAGCGCGAAGGCCGCGCTCGAGGCGCTCGAGGCGAAGGACGAGCCGATCGACGTGCAGGCGGTCAGCGACCGGCCGAAGCGGGCTCGCGAGTGGGGCCGGTAG
- a CDS encoding DUF5815 family protein codes for MAEPRVPGSGGDDRLELPCGESLDPHEIDLGMREYACSCGERHAVVTDVHPPSRFFPESFVVVLQELIETDDEFEEFGTPHLLGVVMEEFPEAVVTHDASDDGAVGYAMLWVTDFDARRLHEIVVELVVELMEHAISHAEDDAAITEFESQMLEFDVGEFVEQYRRQREFESEHDRAL; via the coding sequence ATGGCAGAGCCCCGCGTCCCGGGTTCCGGCGGCGACGACCGACTCGAGCTTCCCTGTGGGGAGTCGCTCGATCCGCACGAGATCGACCTCGGCATGCGCGAGTACGCCTGTTCCTGCGGCGAGCGACACGCCGTCGTCACGGACGTCCACCCGCCGTCTCGATTCTTCCCCGAATCGTTCGTGGTCGTCCTCCAGGAGCTGATCGAGACCGACGACGAGTTCGAGGAGTTCGGCACGCCCCACTTACTCGGCGTCGTCATGGAGGAGTTCCCCGAGGCCGTCGTCACCCACGACGCGAGCGACGACGGCGCCGTCGGCTACGCGATGCTGTGGGTCACGGACTTCGACGCCCGGCGGCTCCACGAGATCGTCGTCGAACTCGTCGTCGAGCTGATGGAGCACGCGATCAGCCACGCCGAGGACGACGCCGCGATCACCGAGTTCGAGTCGCAGATGCTCGAGTTCGACGTCGGCGAGTTCGTCGAGCAGTACCGCCGCCAGCGCGAGTTCGAGAGCGAGCACGACCGTGCGCTTTGA
- a CDS encoding glucosidase family protein, which yields METVPTVRYYARELRRRLAHYAEKRRHGFRDHGSLERAADRILTARAERGLESGGHFHGVWPRDLCFAAAGLSAAGYDDVVAETGRWLVDQLSDVFFTDFHGGYNAATPAEGADTFPALVILLAEAGRLREHADAVADLAARHRERFVDDETGIVTGSGSSWWDSAAAPREAYNTAMLLAAIERLDAAGLETTFTGRAERVRDGLFRLWNGEYFDERRGSAVLACDANVVPLYFDLVDEDRARSIAGALEGLETANGLRLRERPFALGEVRPFFLLHRDYHFHVWPWNSFAYANGLERYGLDDRARREVDRIERVMAPYGNFLEVLTLEGEPYVKRGYASAEDFTVAAALWVEYVEGARREP from the coding sequence ATGGAGACGGTTCCGACCGTCCGGTACTACGCCCGAGAGCTCCGGCGGCGGCTGGCGCACTACGCCGAGAAGCGCCGCCACGGGTTTCGGGATCACGGCTCGCTCGAGCGGGCGGCCGACCGGATTCTGACGGCGCGGGCCGAGCGCGGGCTCGAGTCGGGCGGCCACTTCCACGGCGTCTGGCCGCGGGACCTCTGTTTCGCCGCGGCGGGACTGTCGGCGGCGGGGTACGACGACGTCGTCGCCGAAACGGGACGCTGGCTCGTCGACCAGCTCTCCGACGTCTTCTTCACCGACTTCCACGGGGGGTACAACGCGGCGACGCCGGCGGAGGGCGCCGACACCTTCCCGGCGCTCGTGATCCTCCTGGCCGAGGCCGGACGACTCCGCGAGCACGCCGACGCCGTCGCCGATCTCGCCGCGCGACACCGGGAGCGGTTCGTCGACGACGAGACGGGGATCGTGACCGGTTCGGGGAGTTCCTGGTGGGACTCGGCGGCCGCCCCTCGAGAGGCGTACAACACCGCGATGTTGCTCGCGGCGATCGAACGGCTCGACGCCGCGGGCCTCGAGACGACGTTCACGGGCCGGGCTGAGCGAGTCCGTGACGGACTGTTCAGGCTGTGGAATGGCGAGTACTTCGACGAACGCCGCGGCTCCGCGGTGCTCGCCTGCGACGCGAACGTCGTGCCGCTCTACTTCGACCTCGTCGACGAGGACCGCGCGCGGTCGATCGCCGGCGCGCTCGAGGGCCTCGAGACGGCGAACGGGCTCCGACTGCGCGAGCGGCCGTTCGCGCTCGGCGAGGTCCGGCCGTTCTTCCTGCTCCACCGGGACTACCACTTCCACGTCTGGCCCTGGAACAGCTTCGCGTACGCCAACGGGCTCGAGCGGTACGGACTCGACGATCGAGCCCGGCGGGAGGTCGACCGGATCGAGCGCGTCATGGCGCCCTACGGCAACTTCCTCGAGGTGCTCACGCTCGAGGGCGAGCCGTACGTGAAACGAGGGTACGCCAGCGCGGAGGACTTCACCGTCGCCGCGGCGCTGTGGGTGGAGTACGTCGAGGGAGCGCGACGAGAGCCGTGA
- a CDS encoding S26 family signal peptidase, translating to MGESGPGRENGKIAGGGDATRRESVGDAGPRRRALDAGDGSALLVRDVLSGVAIVAVVGLLIFGISGVWPPLVAVESGSMKPNVDVGDLVVITADDRFVGDDPAGNTGVVTLEDGRDHEKFGNGGDVIVFAPGGDESRTPIIHRAHFWVDADENWVDTKADVRYVAGASCAAVENCPAPHDGFVTKGDANHHYDQAGGLSSRENSVVKSEWVLGKGSFRIPWLGHVRLTVDQLLTIGPGPAGTAAIASVAGVAATGSIAAASLRRS from the coding sequence ATGGGCGAGTCAGGTCCCGGCAGGGAGAATGGGAAGATCGCCGGCGGCGGTGATGCCACGCGTCGCGAGTCCGTCGGGGACGCCGGGCCGAGACGCCGGGCCCTCGATGCCGGCGACGGATCGGCGCTCCTCGTACGAGACGTCCTGAGCGGCGTGGCCATCGTCGCGGTCGTCGGACTGCTGATCTTCGGGATCAGCGGCGTCTGGCCGCCGCTGGTCGCCGTCGAGAGCGGGAGCATGAAGCCGAACGTGGACGTCGGCGATCTCGTCGTCATCACCGCGGACGATCGCTTCGTCGGTGACGACCCCGCCGGAAACACCGGCGTCGTGACGCTCGAGGACGGCCGAGACCACGAGAAGTTCGGGAACGGCGGCGACGTCATCGTCTTCGCACCCGGCGGCGACGAGTCGCGAACGCCGATCATCCACCGCGCTCACTTCTGGGTCGACGCGGACGAAAACTGGGTCGACACGAAAGCCGACGTGCGGTACGTCGCCGGAGCGTCCTGCGCCGCCGTCGAAAACTGCCCGGCACCGCACGACGGCTTCGTCACCAAGGGCGACGCGAACCACCACTACGATCAGGCCGGCGGATTATCGAGCCGGGAAAACAGCGTCGTCAAATCGGAGTGGGTACTGGGAAAGGGAAGCTTCCGGATCCCGTGGCTCGGCCACGTTCGTCTCACCGTCGACCAGTTGCTCACGATCGGACCGGGACCAGCCGGTACGGCCGCGATTGCTTCCGTCGCCGGGGTCGCGGCCACCGGTTCCATCGCAGCTGCTAGCCTCCGTCGCTCGTAG
- a CDS encoding DUF7124 domain-containing protein, with product MNGGSDMTLAFELEALKELAKPESVFEDARGWSEYIGVVSEKPTYVVTNYTRKNRIRQDFFSGPRGKRESLEAVKDQFDTERHVFIGASDEDEQLAEDVDWEYLPVEDAAEAADWIIATDVDDEEEDAEPVRDDWP from the coding sequence ATGAACGGCGGTAGCGACATGACCCTGGCGTTCGAGCTCGAGGCGCTGAAAGAGCTCGCGAAACCCGAGAGCGTCTTCGAAGACGCCAGAGGGTGGAGCGAATACATCGGCGTCGTCTCCGAGAAACCGACCTACGTCGTCACGAACTACACGCGCAAGAACCGCATCCGGCAGGACTTCTTCTCCGGCCCCCGCGGGAAGCGCGAGAGCCTCGAGGCCGTCAAGGATCAGTTCGACACCGAGCGCCACGTCTTCATCGGTGCGAGCGACGAGGACGAACAGCTGGCCGAGGACGTCGACTGGGAGTACCTCCCCGTCGAGGACGCCGCGGAAGCCGCCGACTGGATCATCGCGACGGACGTCGACGACGAGGAAGAGGACGCCGAACCGGTTCGGGACGACTGGCCCTGA
- a CDS encoding trimeric intracellular cation channel family protein — MSQEFVAEALDPFVVMNAIGLIAFALVGSTKAIREEFDLFGVTVVGLATAFAGGATRDVLVGRVPLALQSTSEIGLGTVGVALAIGLHLVLEAPDDHPITLFADGVGLAAFTTAGAIVAVDVGVSGFGVVAIATINAVGGGAIADVLLDRSPFILFEDFYASCAVLGGAVYLGATLGGVAGSTAAIACAVVTVLARMAAVTRGWTLPTAQTLRRREEIGKN; from the coding sequence ATGAGTCAGGAGTTCGTCGCGGAAGCGCTCGACCCGTTCGTCGTGATGAACGCGATCGGCCTGATCGCGTTCGCCCTGGTCGGGTCGACCAAGGCGATACGCGAGGAGTTCGACCTGTTCGGCGTCACCGTCGTCGGACTCGCCACGGCGTTCGCCGGGGGTGCGACGCGAGACGTCCTCGTGGGACGCGTCCCGTTGGCGCTCCAGTCGACGAGCGAGATCGGCCTCGGAACGGTCGGCGTCGCCCTGGCGATCGGACTGCACCTCGTTCTCGAGGCCCCCGACGATCACCCGATTACGCTGTTCGCCGACGGGGTCGGACTCGCCGCGTTCACCACGGCCGGCGCGATCGTGGCCGTCGACGTCGGCGTTTCGGGGTTCGGTGTCGTCGCCATCGCGACGATCAACGCGGTCGGCGGCGGCGCGATCGCGGACGTCCTTCTGGACCGGTCGCCGTTCATCCTGTTCGAGGACTTCTACGCCAGCTGTGCGGTGCTCGGCGGAGCCGTCTACCTGGGAGCGACGCTGGGCGGCGTCGCCGGGAGTACTGCCGCGATCGCCTGCGCCGTGGTGACCGTGCTGGCGCGGATGGCCGCGGTTACGCGCGGGTGGACGCTCCCGACGGCGCAAACGCTCCGACGGCGCGAGGAAATCGGTAAGAACTGA
- the folP gene encoding dihydropteroate synthase, whose product MEYHEAADFLFGLRRFRPKPGTESTAQLLAHLENPHENVDFVQIAGSNGKGSTARMLERALREAGLSVGLYTSPHLEDLRERIRVDGRKIPRSAVCSFVEEARDYVTGRAADGESPTFFEVMTAMAIWQFGRADVDVAVLEVGIGGRYDATSVVDPIASAVTSVTLEHTGILGDTEEEIARDKAHVAPAGAPLVTGVTGEPLEGIREVAGEVVTVGTAADDEASDEEPPDVRVAYRGRTNHTETAVSIDAGDGALETRIPLLGRHQAENAGIAATLARQAADVSDADLARGLRNAHWPGRFEVIDTEPLVILDGAHNPGACEQLAETLATYDYDDLRLVLGAMHDKDHGEMAAALPTPDAVVTTEPDLDRAEDRDVLAEVFERTGVDDVRTSPGVRDALERALEASDETDCVLVTGSLFAVAEARSRWTAAGIPKRIRDLDDAREALEGANATAADARSTSESAVHRVVKTNLRHRQATALREELLRVDGECTLSGLERSDEAVDAVLMGTLAQFERLVCRLEERSDGLAEIARELRDRLEIGAIGSTADETESERRADADSQYPWDDRTAVMGILNVTPDSFHDGGEYDAIEDAVARAEAMVDADADVIDVGGESTRPGANPVPVQEEIDRVVPVVERIAGLDALISIDTRKAAVADAALEAGADIVNDVSGLEDPEMRFVVADHDAMLVVMHSIDAIVDPDREVEYDDVVEDVIDQLGERVLLAEKAGLDREDIIVDPGIGFGKSARENFELLGRTDEFRAFGCPILVGHSHKSMFARVGRDAGDRLEATVAASAIAADRGADLVRVHDVPENVAAVRTALAARDPDAFEW is encoded by the coding sequence ATGGAGTATCACGAGGCGGCGGACTTTCTCTTCGGGTTGCGACGCTTCCGCCCGAAGCCGGGGACGGAGTCGACGGCGCAGCTGCTCGCCCACCTCGAGAACCCGCACGAGAACGTCGATTTCGTGCAGATCGCCGGCTCCAACGGGAAGGGGAGCACGGCGCGGATGCTCGAACGCGCGCTGCGGGAGGCGGGCCTCTCGGTCGGGCTCTACACCTCGCCGCACCTCGAGGACCTGCGCGAGCGGATCCGCGTCGACGGTCGCAAGATCCCCCGGTCCGCGGTGTGCTCGTTCGTCGAGGAGGCTCGCGACTACGTCACCGGACGGGCCGCCGACGGCGAGTCGCCGACCTTCTTCGAGGTGATGACCGCGATGGCGATCTGGCAGTTCGGCCGCGCGGACGTCGACGTGGCCGTCCTCGAGGTCGGCATCGGCGGTCGCTACGACGCTACCAGCGTCGTCGACCCGATCGCGAGCGCGGTCACGAGCGTGACCTTAGAGCACACCGGCATCCTCGGCGACACCGAGGAGGAGATCGCCCGCGACAAGGCCCACGTCGCCCCCGCCGGGGCTCCGCTCGTCACCGGCGTGACGGGCGAGCCACTCGAAGGAATCCGCGAGGTCGCCGGCGAGGTCGTTACCGTGGGAACGGCCGCGGACGACGAGGCGAGTGACGAGGAGCCGCCGGACGTTCGAGTCGCCTACCGCGGCCGGACGAACCACACCGAGACCGCCGTCTCGATCGACGCCGGCGACGGGGCGCTCGAGACGCGGATTCCCTTGCTCGGCCGTCACCAGGCCGAGAACGCGGGGATCGCCGCGACCCTCGCTCGGCAGGCGGCGGACGTCTCGGACGCCGACCTCGCGCGCGGCCTCCGGAACGCCCACTGGCCGGGTCGCTTCGAGGTGATCGACACCGAGCCGCTGGTGATCCTCGACGGGGCGCACAACCCCGGCGCCTGCGAGCAGCTGGCGGAGACGCTCGCCACCTACGACTACGACGACCTCCGCCTCGTCCTCGGGGCGATGCACGACAAGGATCACGGCGAGATGGCCGCGGCGCTGCCGACCCCCGACGCCGTCGTTACGACCGAGCCGGACCTCGACCGCGCCGAGGATCGGGACGTCCTCGCCGAGGTGTTCGAACGGACCGGCGTCGACGACGTCCGGACGTCGCCGGGCGTCCGGGACGCCCTCGAGCGCGCGCTCGAGGCGAGCGACGAGACCGACTGCGTGCTCGTCACCGGGTCGCTGTTCGCGGTCGCCGAGGCGCGCTCGCGGTGGACGGCGGCGGGCATTCCGAAGCGGATCCGCGACCTCGACGACGCTCGCGAGGCCCTCGAGGGGGCGAACGCGACCGCGGCCGACGCCCGTTCGACGTCGGAATCGGCGGTTCACCGCGTCGTGAAGACGAACCTGCGCCACCGCCAGGCGACGGCCCTGCGCGAGGAACTGCTCCGCGTCGACGGGGAGTGTACCCTCTCCGGACTCGAGCGCAGCGACGAAGCCGTCGACGCCGTCCTGATGGGGACGCTCGCGCAGTTCGAACGGCTCGTCTGCCGGCTCGAGGAGCGATCCGACGGCCTCGCGGAGATCGCACGGGAGTTGCGAGACCGCCTCGAGATCGGGGCGATCGGATCGACGGCGGACGAAACGGAGAGCGAACGGAGAGCGGACGCCGACTCGCAGTACCCCTGGGACGACCGAACGGCGGTGATGGGCATCCTGAACGTCACCCCGGACAGCTTCCACGACGGCGGCGAGTACGACGCGATCGAGGACGCCGTCGCCCGCGCCGAGGCGATGGTCGACGCCGACGCGGACGTCATCGACGTCGGCGGCGAGTCGACCCGGCCGGGCGCCAATCCCGTTCCGGTCCAGGAGGAGATCGACCGCGTCGTGCCCGTCGTCGAGCGAATCGCCGGCCTCGACGCCCTGATCTCGATCGACACGCGAAAGGCGGCCGTCGCCGACGCGGCGCTCGAGGCCGGCGCTGACATCGTCAACGACGTCTCGGGGCTCGAGGACCCCGAGATGCGCTTCGTCGTGGCCGACCACGACGCGATGCTCGTCGTGATGCACAGCATCGACGCGATCGTCGATCCGGACCGGGAGGTCGAGTACGACGACGTCGTCGAGGACGTCATCGACCAGCTCGGCGAGCGCGTGCTGCTGGCCGAGAAAGCCGGCCTCGACCGCGAGGACATCATCGTCGATCCCGGGATCGGCTTCGGCAAATCGGCCCGCGAGAACTTCGAGCTGCTCGGCCGGACGGACGAGTTCCGGGCGTTCGGCTGTCCGATCCTCGTCGGCCACTCGCACAAGTCGATGTTCGCCCGCGTCGGTCGGGACGCCGGCGACCGGCTCGAGGCGACCGTCGCGGCGAGTGCGATCGCGGCGGACCGCGGAGCGGATCTCGTCCGGGTCCACGACGTCCCCGAGAACGTCGCCGCGGTGCGAACGGCGCTCGCAGCGCGCGACCCCGATGCGTTCGAGTGGTGA